In Theileria parva strain Muguga chromosome 4 map unlocalized ctg_529, whole genome shotgun sequence, one DNA window encodes the following:
- a CDS encoding GPI transamidase subunit Gpi16, with protein MHINLVILITSILLRLASCLDNVSERLTLKPLTNGDWFLALDVSVISRDVVELFENPEDPYFIMDVMPIDIAKLYLKTKSHWFEANLSFGEWKDSIWGHKPEILISNGLSLMASWPSLDKNVVSEHFKSLCYGLWGVTGSMFSNLVNEESYIHDITELYENDYNDDSLPNSTVLLSSDFEERACLDTVYKLRMLLPCLCTNGLVSLLGDERMFVRSSYRGVKLRVEMLENDLHFRTLVQFTVSQSMLPSSFSGFFPEGKLPSRCLSVSESWVKFVYPDSYEFKKYSELTLIYPEDSVNNKYSELLAKFSKGYEVAEDNSEVIFEVSELDSKYLRVLKRVQSSLLIRVENLSDLTKKLCIHQPLPYWLKPLLHSISVAVEGLTDNYVHYKCSSANCFSRNAQSSRNFNIFLDIFEHLLPAKYHKHLVKFFDYLNPVPKLPLSDSDPLMIYDLGRYWNNFGIYLSLEPKTVAYISVELSKDNITYEDIHLSAHRGQLVPSGIILDLDKLRRCTGFDPSNLDLADFRRLSSFSCPDFYYFMTSFFSHIVLPDNTMVFNVMACVGVVSALMFGFVFSTLTRDWDKIYKNF; from the exons ATGCATATTAATTTGGTAATCTTGATTACCAGTATTCTATTGAGGCTTGCATCTTGCTTGGACAATGTGTCGGAACGGCTGACTTTAAAGCCTCTTACCAACGGAGATTGGTTTTTAGCACTTGACGTATCGGTTATTTCCCGAGATGTTGTAGAATTATTTGAGAATCCGGAGGACCCATACTTTATTATGGATGTTATGCCCATCGATATCGCTAAATTGTATTTAAAGACTAAATCGCATTGGTTTGAAGCGAATTTATCTTTCGGAGAATGGAAAGATTCTATTTGGGGGCATAAACCTGAGATATTGATTTCAAACGGGCTTTCTTTGATGGCTTCTTGGCCAAGTTTGGATAAGAACGTTGTTAGTGAGCATTTCAAATCACTGTGTTATGGCCTTTGGGGTGTTACTGGTTCTATGTTTAGTAACCTTGTAAATGAGGAATCATACATTCATGACATCACAGAGTTGTATGAGAATGACTATAATGACGATTCTTTACCGAATTCCACGGTTTTACTATCATCGGACTTTGAAGAAAGAGCTTGCCTGGATACAGTTTATAAACTGAGGATGCTCTTACCCTGTTTGTGTACAAATGGGTTAGTGAGTTTGCTTGGGGATGAACGAATGTTTGTACGCTCATCTTACAGAGGAGTTAAATTAAGGGTGGAAATGCTGGAGAACGATCTTCATTTTAGAACTCTTGTACAATTTACTGTTTCACAATCTATGTTACCTTCCTCTTTTAGTGGGTTTTTTCCAGAGGGGAAACTCCCGTCTAGATGCCTTAGTGTTTCTGAGTCCTGGGTTAAATTTGTGTATCCAGACTCTTACGAATTCAAAAAGTACAGTGAACTCACTTTAATTTATCCCGAAGACTCAGTTAACAATAAATACTCAGAATTGTTAGCTAAGTTCAGTAAGGGCTACGAGGTTGCAGAGGATAATTCGGAGGTTATTTTCGAGGTTTCAGAACTCGATAGCAAATATCTGCGTGTTTTGAAGCGTGTTCAGTCTTCATTACTCATTAGGGTCGAGAATTTATCTGACCTAACGAAGAAGCTTTGCATTCACCAACCACTTCCATACTGGCTAAAACCTCTTCTACATTCAATAAGTGTAGCAGTTGAAGGCCTAACAGACAATTATGTACATTATAAATGTAGTTCAGCAAACTGTTTCTCTCGAAACGCACAGTCTAGTcgtaattttaatatatttctGGATATTTTTGAACATTTATTACCCGCCAAATATCACAAGCACttagttaaattttttgattatttaaatccCGTTCCTAAATTGCCATTATCTGATAGTGATCCCCTGATGATATACGATCTTGGGAGATATTGGAACAATTTCggcatttatttatcactTGAGCCTAAAACTGTAGCATACATATCTGTTGAGTTATCGAAGGATAACATCACCTATGAGGATATTCATCTATCCGCACACAGAGGACAGCTTGTCCCTTCAGGAATAATTCTGGATTTAGACAAATTGAGAAGATGTACTGGTTTCGACCCGTCTAACCTTGATTTGGCCGACTTCAGGAGACTATCCAGCTTCAGTTGTCCCgatttttactatttcATGACTTCGTTCTTTTCTCACATTGTGTTACCTGATAACA CTATGGTATTCAACGTCATGGCGTGTGTGGGAGTTGTCTCAGCTCTGATGTTCGGGTTCGTCTTCAGCACACTCACCAGGGATTGGGACAAGATTTACaagaatttttaa
- a CDS encoding ribosomal protein S15, producing MLFTLYRIYVFSLVLVLIYNCRVKSFKIRYGREKSRIEKLKKRKGAILDKLNSYIKTRGYGLLPLKALPEDSDLLLLPEEEPETFLNPSVDNSLYLLTPEAVRRKKTKNPIIPVDFDKFNTLFRKISSLRTYKSNIDYENRPGKVDPGGYRVDFVETDLWDIHPSRLRVRGLYEYELKEPMKRHEFDTGSPEVVVAALTAKIDYLTHHLENNPKDVQAKRQITKLGFKRRRLLKYLFRTRRETYDLLTKTFDIHYDDDFCPLKKIIKKNTHRYHTKTKRYRSAKERKNDLPRKPDSILI from the exons ATGCTTTTTACCCTTTATCGCATCTATGTGTTCTCACTAGTACTTGTGcttatttataattgtcgagttaaatcttttaaaataaGATACGGACGAGAAAAAAGTCgaattgaaaaattaaaaaaaagaAAAGGAGCTATTCTGGATAAGTTAAACTCATACATAAAGACTAGAGGTTACGGGCTTTTACCATTGAAAGCATTACCTGAAGATTCCGATCTACTTCTTCTTCCAGAAGAAGAACCTGAGACATTTCTTAACCCTTCCGTTGATAACAGTTTGTATTTGCTGACACCTGAGGCCG TTAGAAGGAAGAAGACTAAGAATCCAATAATCCCAGTtgattttgataaatttaatactcTCTTCAGAAAAATATCATCGCTTAGAACATACAAAAGTAACATTGACTACGAAAATCGACCGGGAAAGGTGGATCCTGGCGGGTACAGAGTAGACTTTGTTGAGACTGATCTCTGGGATATACACCCTAGTAGACTAAGAGTTAGAGGA CTGTACGAATATGAACTAAAGGAGCCTATGAAAAGGCACGAATTCGATACTGGATCACCTGAAGTTGTAGTGGCAGCTCTAACTGCAAAAATagattatttaacacaCCATTTAGAAAATAACCCAAAG gATGTACAAGCGAAAAGACAGATCACAAAACTAGGATTTAAACGTAGAAG attattaaaatatctGTTTCGCACTAGAAGGGAAACTTATGATTTGTTGACAAAAACATTCGATATACACTACGATGATGACTTTTGCCCACTTAAAAAGATAATAAAGAAAAACACACACCGCTATCACACAAAAACTAAGCGTTACCGTTCAGCAAAGGAAAGAAAAAACGATTTACCCAG GAAACCTGATTctatattaatttga